A window from Schistosoma haematobium chromosome 1, whole genome shotgun sequence encodes these proteins:
- the XRCC5_1 gene encoding X-ray repair cross-complementing protein 5, variant 2 (EggNog:ENOG410VBBV~COG:L) codes for MATALGVVLDVGIHMNPNFREAVECVRLLLEKKFFAESKDEVALILCGSDATDNPLADEEGSFQNICLAFELAPISWKVLEFLDPDLLSLSTGDVVDALMVGADHLFNRCKNKRNIKEKHLLLVSNLYGSVDDSDVSRVSESLQSSGIKFSLIGCDLKKSINISPENRDEPGPSHAISHHHHPSPKTRPSISFLAELWDQLNGESYDFSDAVTALSIFETRSVSQRGWNVGLQIGDSITIPVVGYTHIKEAHPPTMKILYAPDPSLPLRAVTKYCTQDADPSDLNSSEVTRGYRYGGTVVPFGEEDMASIKPTSEKCFSVIGFTSADNIPHNLYTGESVLVFVAQSVKQSGDDVTNRPSCSTALAALAQALYEISGVALVRRVYNQTSAVRLGVLTPEIHGDQISLMYTDMAFSEDIRNLKLPSLPVSCEPSTSNTECSVKSSNTMKLRKDCPSQEQLSVMDSFINSMMLNYSDESDDDDDGGGELNKKDENDVENPSSNRILKVQRISNPWIQRFFACLRKRGLNPSVPLPISKQSNSSDVWLSPEMFPGLEEIITQINTNSETASVIESRNVLLNSFPPLRPASDPVDLTEEFLAKRRRLADEELYATSSFTKEIDSEYPSEQLTASSELTSKSLLQNTLASNSIQINSVQDFEDLISQQQIEVACRLLEKEIIQLVTDPFTATLLRPKAIAYLFAYRKHAQPSREIVNNSNENNHINYATSNSSTYHLEIARAYNSFIRSWRQDLIDRNLLGGNVSSQRAANDSKLSFWLETITQGFGLLCNDDIPGIGVTHSESRKFLNLEDITIPHFVETKDNQSVSRNCVLKVEHLMDDTD; via the exons ATGGCA ACTGCTCTTGGAGTTGTACTCGATGTAGGAATTCATATGAATCCTAATTTCAGAGAAGCTGTTGAGTGCGTAAGGCTGTTATTGGAAAAGAAA TTTTTCGCCGAATCAAAAGATGAAGTTGCACTTATTCTCTGCGGCTCTGATGCTACTGACAATCCTTTAGCTGATGAAGAAGGAAGTTTTCAAAATATATGTTTGGCTTTTGAACTCGCTCCTATAAGTTGGAAGGTCTTGGAATTTCTAGACCCAGATTTATTATCACTCTCGACAGGAGATG TTGTTGATGCACTAATGGTAGGCGCTGACCACTTGTTTAATCGTTGCAA GAATAAAAGAAACATAAAAGAAAAGCACTTGTTGCTTGTCAGCAATTTATATGGTTCGGTTGACGATTCTGATGTCTCCAGGGTATCTGAAAGCCTCCAGTCTTCAGGTATTAAATTCAGCTTGATTGGTTGTGACTTGAAGAAGAGTATTAATATCTCACCTGAAAACCGAGATGAACCTGGGCCATCTCATGCCATTTCTCATCACCATCATCCTTCACCAAAAACTAGACCCTCCATTTCTTTTTTAGCTGAACTCTGGGATCAACTAAACGGAGAATCATATGATTTTAG CGATGCAGTCACTGCATTGAGTATATTCGAAACCCGTAGCGTTTCGCAACGTGGTTGGAATGTAGGTTTGCAAATTGGCGATTCGATCACTATCCCAGTTGTCGGCTATACACATATAAAGGAGGCTCATCCACCAACTATGAAGATACTGTACGCCCCAGATCCTTCTCTTCCACTGCGCGCTGTTACAAAATATTGTACACAAGATGCAGATCCTTCTGATTTAAACTCTTCTGAAGTTACTCGAG GTTACCGGTATGGTGGGACTGTAGTCCCCTTTGGTGAAGAAGATATGGCCTCCATAAAACCCACTTCAGAAAAGTGTTTCAGCGTTATTGGATTTACGAGTGCTGACAAT ATCCCTCATAACCTTTACACTGGGGAAAGTGTGTTGGTTTTTGTTGCCCAGTCAGTCAAACAATCTGGAGATGATGTAACCAATCGCCCATCCTGTTCAACAGCTTTGGCAGCGTTGGCTCAAGCACTTTATGAGATTAGTGGTGTTGCTCTTGTCCGGAGAGTGTACAATCAGACAAGTGCCGTTAGACTAGGAGTTTTAACTCCAGA AATTCATGGTGATCAGATATCGCTCATGTATACTGATATGGCGTTTAGTGAAGATATTCGCAATCTGAAACTTCCAAGTTTACCAGTTTCCTGTGAGCCTTCTACTTCCAATACGGAATGTTCTGTTAAGTCTTCAAACACTATGAAATTGCGTAAAGATTGCCCATCTCAGGAACAGTTATCAGTTATGGATTCTTTTATTAACTCCATGATGTTAAATTATTCAGATGaaagtgatgatgatgatgatggtggtggtgaaCTCAACAAGAAAGACGAAAACGACGTGGAAAATCCTTCATCAAACAGGAT CTTAAAAGTTCAACGGATATCAAACCCTTGGATTCAACGTTTCTTTGCCTGCCTTAGAAAACGGGGTCTTAATCCATCAGTACCACTTCCAATTTCAAAGCAATCAAATTCTTCTGATGTTTGGCTGTCACCTGAAATGTTTCCTGGTTTGGAGGAAATCATCACACAAATCAATACTAATTCCGAGACTGCATCTGTAATTGAATCCCGTAATGTTCTTCTTAATTCATTTCCACCTCTTCGTCCTGCTAGTGATCCAGTCGATTTGACAGAAGAATTTTTGGCGAAAAGACGGCGTTTAGCGGATGAAGAACTTTATGCTACTTCCTCGTTCACGAAAGAAATAGACAGTGAATATCCAAGCGAACAACTGACTGCAAGTTCGGAATTAACTAGCAAATCATTGCTTCAAAACACACTGGCATCAAATTCCATTCAAATAAACTCAGTTCAAGATTTTGAAGACCTAATCTCCCAACAACAAATTGAAGTTG CTTGTAGACTTTTGGAGAAAGAAATAATTCAACTGGTGACTGATCCTTTCACTGCAACTTTATTGCGTCCAAAAGCTATCGCTTACCTGTTCGCTTATCGTAAGCATGCTCAACCAAGTAGAGAAATcgtcaataatagtaatgaaaacaatcatATTAATTATGCTACATCCAACAGCAGCACATATCATCTTGAAATTGCTCGAGCATATAACTCATTTATTCGTAGTTGGCGCCAGGATCTTATCGATCGTAATCTTCTCGGAGGTAATGTCTCATCTCAACGTGCTGCTAATGATAGCAAGTTGTCGTTTTGGCTGGAAACAATTACACAAG GTTTCGGTCTTTTGTGCAATGACGATATCCCGGGAATCGGTGTTACTCATTCAGAAAGTCGTAAGTTTTTGAACTTGGAAGATATTACAATACCTCATTTTGTTGAAACAAAAGATAATCAGTCTGTATCGCGCAATTGTGTTCTCAAAGTTGAGCATTTG atGGATGACACAGATTGA
- the XRCC5_1 gene encoding X-ray repair cross-complementing protein 5 (EggNog:ENOG410VBBV~COG:L): MNIGCLFPIPHNLYTGESVLVFVAQSVKQSGDDVTNRPSCSTALAALAQALYEISGVALVRRVYNQTSAVRLGVLTPEIHGDQISLMYTDMAFSEDIRNLKLPSLPVSCEPSTSNTECSVKSSNTMKLRKDCPSQEQLSVMDSFINSMMLNYSDESDDDDDGGGELNKKDENDVENPSSNRILKVQRISNPWIQRFFACLRKRGLNPSVPLPISKQSNSSDVWLSPEMFPGLEEIITQINTNSETASVIESRNVLLNSFPPLRPASDPVDLTEEFLAKRRRLADEELYATSSFTKEIDSEYPSEQLTASSELTSKSLLQNTLASNSIQINSVQDFEDLISQQQIEVGMFHMMKFFM; encoded by the exons atgaatattgGCTGTTTATTTCCA ATCCCTCATAACCTTTACACTGGGGAAAGTGTGTTGGTTTTTGTTGCCCAGTCAGTCAAACAATCTGGAGATGATGTAACCAATCGCCCATCCTGTTCAACAGCTTTGGCAGCGTTGGCTCAAGCACTTTATGAGATTAGTGGTGTTGCTCTTGTCCGGAGAGTGTACAATCAGACAAGTGCCGTTAGACTAGGAGTTTTAACTCCAGA AATTCATGGTGATCAGATATCGCTCATGTATACTGATATGGCGTTTAGTGAAGATATTCGCAATCTGAAACTTCCAAGTTTACCAGTTTCCTGTGAGCCTTCTACTTCCAATACGGAATGTTCTGTTAAGTCTTCAAACACTATGAAATTGCGTAAAGATTGCCCATCTCAGGAACAGTTATCAGTTATGGATTCTTTTATTAACTCCATGATGTTAAATTATTCAGATGaaagtgatgatgatgatgatggtggtggtgaaCTCAACAAGAAAGACGAAAACGACGTGGAAAATCCTTCATCAAACAGGAT CTTAAAAGTTCAACGGATATCAAACCCTTGGATTCAACGTTTCTTTGCCTGCCTTAGAAAACGGGGTCTTAATCCATCAGTACCACTTCCAATTTCAAAGCAATCAAATTCTTCTGATGTTTGGCTGTCACCTGAAATGTTTCCTGGTTTGGAGGAAATCATCACACAAATCAATACTAATTCCGAGACTGCATCTGTAATTGAATCCCGTAATGTTCTTCTTAATTCATTTCCACCTCTTCGTCCTGCTAGTGATCCAGTCGATTTGACAGAAGAATTTTTGGCGAAAAGACGGCGTTTAGCGGATGAAGAACTTTATGCTACTTCCTCGTTCACGAAAGAAATAGACAGTGAATATCCAAGCGAACAACTGACTGCAAGTTCGGAATTAACTAGCAAATCATTGCTTCAAAACACACTGGCATCAAATTCCATTCAAATAAACTCAGTTCAAGATTTTGAAGACCTAATCTCCCAACAACAAATTGAAGTTGGTATGTTTCATATGATGAAATTTTTCATGTAG